Proteins encoded within one genomic window of Trichoderma asperellum chromosome 2, complete sequence:
- a CDS encoding uncharacterized protein (SECRETED:SignalP(1-24)~EggNog:ENOG41~TransMembrane:7 (n7-18c23/24o133-153i160-180o186-210i217-237o243-261i268-286o326-344i)), protein MLKAMRLQALVCLFLVLQVTATAGFYPQRRDDTSASTPAASLHGSEPSPKPSSQPSPRPSATKERHDDSKQTDAPKQSTHTDAPDSTTTSATPTIQTTATVASDSPLNTSALFNSTIPTPPGQLPIQPVITPGWGVAGAILILTGIFYTIIGLRNRWINCFFSTAYLTSLGITVLVVYLMDVPVSLAIQGAYVAAVTLSGCVLGAASLIFQELTEGLGCALGGFCLSMWLLCLVPGGLLHDTLGRAIFISCLSVAGFASSFSHYTRDWAMIILMSFGGSTIIVLGIDCFSRAGLKEFWAYIWNLNGDLFPLGTDTYPITRGIRVETAVIVIICLIGISSQMKLWRVVRDRRDRKALKLAEDQRCLQQEEENVGRNIGQQTARERVAWEKVYGGRILQDSNGTSTTSHYSYGTDSGSNSKRQPRIHSESICTESKTDIEMTELSDSSVVQAGADGLMSMEMAKEGKFMVRIAADEVMETPNNREGEIAEEPIDAISEFGAEGVDSDRAGSHSEMAKEKEISQISSERRRSSRQKSTTPAPEVVPLPFKTPTEEDLKSIGDRSSVATFADDEVFASATPLRNSLVQRVSQSSVTLLRSLSQQRKKNMSPERQLETGESSEDLVEPVASVHDDSRSSLAATVDYESLSDYQNDHESVIDGGIRKSIEITAELGEAEATQNPEAAEVEAAAVNNIEKSEVIESQTISKKMPANEEIEATSGSNEKFDGDGDELDREVSDAKAGNAAGEEETSAAHEQEHTATAGSMTEGKLPESNEKNKSVSSASSIPVTLTKDRLPTSMSKAALSYRTNEWAKHLGHADTPEPDAIHIEPYSPEVDMEEVPKYVDIEDLQRNITDTSSYVFPEQSDSGSNQEPSVQPNAKTVKKQARISNIVVSPAVSADATSPSGSPRSPTSDMAGLQPAAVTLRRTSSGFAPIVEEQDAIQASRLSLEGTSQQDGTQLNPAPFRPIVPRVVSYSSPHTLLGQRESVLRSRSQGNLVSQLADYHIDTQGSVVDADSLHNYPINARMLSPDPDDLPLSRRREIIRQGSRTNLPPSNYRLNRSSNGVEVSGNTQFNSHQPKRISSVSAIAQETRLANFRHSIARDLQSMTPGVPPNLGRETPFGPTPVLIDDMDMQRMVLMEKKEAEIQRKEMQRREKEWNDRVFDARMRSGDLLDAHREVIRKMQSSAKDA, encoded by the exons ATGCTAAAGGCTATGAGGCTGCAGGCACTCGTATGCCTTTTCCTGGTCCTGCAAGTGACCGCCACGGCCGGCTTTTATCCACAGAGACGAGATGATACCTCCGCTTCAACGCCCGCCGCTTCATTGCATGGTTCAGAACCAAGTCCAAAGCCGAGTTCACAGCCAAGTCCACGGCCCTCTGCTACCAAAGAGCGACACGATGACAGCAAGCAGACAGACGCCCCGAAACAGTCGACTCACACAGATGCTCCTGACAGCACTACAACATCCGCGACACCGACAATTCAGACCACAGCCACAGTTGCTTCGGACAGCCCTTTGAATACTTCGGCCTTGTTTAACT CAACAATCCCGACCCCCCCCGGCCAGCTGCCTATTCAGCCCGTCATAACTCCAGGATGGGGTGTTGCTGGAGCCATTTTGATACTCACTGGAATTTTCTATACCATTATTGGGCTCAGAAATCGATGGAtcaactgcttcttctcgactGCCTACCTTACCTCTCTCGGAATAACAGTCCTTGTAGTCTATCTCATGGACGTCCCTGTCAGCCTGGCAATTCAGGGAGCATATGTCGCTGCTGTCACTCTATCTGGCTGTGTGCTAGGAGCAGCATCATTGATCTTTCAAGAGTTAACTGAAGGCCTGGGATGTGCTCTGGGAGGCTTCTGTCTTAGTATGTGGCTTCTTTGTTTGGTACCAGGAGGCTTGCTACATGATACGCTAGGTCGAGCAATTTTCATCTCTTGTCTTTCTGTCGCTGGCTTCGCCTCCTCTTTTAGTCACTACACCCGAGATTGGGCCATGATTATTTTGATGTCTTTTGGAGGCTCAACAATAATTGTCTTGGGTATTGACTGTTTCAGTAGAGCCGGGCTTAAAGAATTCTGGGCTTATATCTGGAACCTAAATGGAGATTTATTTCCCCTTGGTACAGATACCTATCCTATTACTAGAGGCATCCGAGTAGAAACTGCGGTAATCGTTATTATCTGCCTCATCGGAATTAGCTCCCAGATGAAACTCTGGAGAGTTGTCCGAGACAGACGCGATAGAAAGGCTTTGAAGCTCGCTGAGGATCAGAGGTGTCttcaacaagaagaagaaaatgtcgGTCGCAACATTGGACAGCAAACAGCACGGGAACGAGTTGCCTGGGAAAAGGTCTATGGAGGCAGAATTCTTCAAGACAGCAATGGTACAAGTACTACCTCACACTACTCATACGGCAccgacagcggcagcaataGCAAAAGACAACCAAGAATCCATTCTGAGTCTATTTGCACAGAATCCAAAACTGATATTGAGATGACGGAATTGTCAGATTCAAGTGTAGTGCAAGCCGGCGCAGATGGACTCATGTCCATGGAAATGGCCAAGGAAGGCAAATTCATGGTACGAATAGCTGCAGACGAAGTAATGGAGACGCCAAACAACAGGGAAGGTGAGATAGCCGAAGAGCCAATTGACGCAATTTCAGAATTTGGCGCGGAAGGTGTCGATAGCGACAGAGCTGGGTCACACTCAGAGATggccaaggagaaggaaatttCTCAAATAAGCTCAGAGCGTAGACGGAGTTCTCGACAGAAGAGTACGACACCCGCCCCTGAGGTAGTTCCCTTACCATTCAAGACCCCGACAGAAGAAGACTTGAAATCTATTGGTGATCGGTCGTCTGTTGCGACATTTGCTGATGACGAAGTCTTTGCATCTGCGACTCCCCTTCGAAATTCTCTCGTCCAAAGAGTCTCACAGAGCTCAGTGACGCTTCTTAGAAGCTTATCTCagcagaggaaaaagaatatgtCTCCTGAACGCCAGTTAGAGACTGGTGAAAGCTCTGAAGATTTGGTTGAGCCAGTAGCCTCTGTCCATGATGATAGCAGATCCTCCTTGGCGGCAACCGTTGATTACGAAAGCTTGAGCGATTATCAGAACGATCATGAGTCTGTCATCGATGGTGGTATCCGAAAGAGCATCGAGATCACTGCAGAGCTAGGCGAAGCCGAAGCAACTCAAAATCCAGAGGCGGCGGAAGTCGAGGCTGCAGCCGTGAATAATATTGAGAAATCAGAGGTCATTGAATCTCAAACAATATCCAAGAAAATGCCAGCCAATGAAGAAATTGAAGCAACATCCGGATCAAATGAGAAattcgatggcgatggcgatgagttAGATAGAGAAGTCTCAGATGCCAAGGCTGGAAATGCAGccggagaggaagagacctCGGCAGCTCATGAACAGGAACACACTGCAACCGCAGGCAGTATGACGGAAGGCAAACTGCCCGAATCTAACGAAAAGAACAAATCCGTTTCTTCAGCAAGTTCAATTCCAGTGACTTTGACAAAAGATCGATTACCGACGTCTATGTCAAAGGCTGCACTTTCTTACAGGACGAATGAGTGGGCTAAACATCTTGGCCATGCGGACACTCCTGAACCTGACGCTATTCATATCGAGCCATATTCGCCTGAAGTGGATATGGAAGAAGTCCCCAAATACGTCGATATCGAGGATCTTCAGAGAAACATTACTGACACCTCGTCATATGTGTTTCCTGAGCAATCCGATTCTGGATCAAACCAAGAGCCCTCCGTGCAGCCAAACGCCAAGACAGTTAAGAAACAAGCGCGTATTTCTAATATCGTTGTTTCCCCGGCAGTGTCTGCGGATGCTACGAGCCCCAGCGGAAGTCCTAGATCGCCTACTAGTGACATGGCCGGTCTCCAACCAGCCGCCGTAACCCTACGACGTACATCTTCAGGTTTTGCCCCGATTGTCGAAGAGCAAGATGCTATCCAAGCTAGTAGGCTATCCCTGGAAGGCACTTCTCAGCAAGACGGCACCCAGCTGAATCCGGCACCATTCCGGCCGATAGTGCCTCGTGTTGTGTCTTATTCGAGCCCTCATACTCTACTCGGTCAGAGAGAATCTGTCCTACGGAGTCGATCACAAGGCAATCTCGTTTCCCAGCTAGCCGACTATCACATTGATACACAGGGATCTGTTGTTGACGCAGACTCCCTTCACAACTATCCTATAAACGCTCGAATGCTTAGCCCTGATCCCGATGATCTTCCGCTGAGCCGACGAAGAGAGATTATACGCCAAGGCAGCAGGACAAACTTACCACCTTCAAATTATAGGTTGAATCGCTCAAGTAATGGAGTTGAAGTTTCCGGAAATACGCAATTCAATTCACATCAACCGAAGAGAATATCCTCTGTCTCTGCGATAGCCCAAGAAACAAGACTTGCCAACTTTCGACATTCGATAGCCAGAGATCTTCAGTCAATGACTCCTGGCGTTCCCCCTAATCTCGGCCGCGAAACTCCCTTTGGGCCAACGCCCGTTCTTATTGATGACATGGATATGCAACGTATGGTATTaatggaaaagaaggaagcgGAAATACAACGGAAGGAGATGCAAAGGCGAGAAAAGGAGTGGAATGATCGAGTGTTCGATGCTCGCATGCGGAGCGGCGATCTCTTAGACGCACACCGCGAGGTCATACGGAAGATGCAGAGTTCGGCGAAAGATGCATGA
- a CDS encoding uncharacterized protein (BUSCO:EOG092D1VHP~TransMembrane:8 (o30-50i62-84o104-125i146-167o187-213i243-264o305-325i332-350o)) produces the protein MGSLFDLARRGAPEIAMPGPPPVVFTNPSLMVNLICRVVFALIGNIVCLVPLRLLYRNGELAAVMLILVVELANFETVVNSLIWHNDDVESWWPGYGLCDVDSYFHNLLIGLYTTCLLAIMRNLALQIGNMRASPLTKKEKTRRNIAQALIIFPLPLLQVVWTYPLTQQRYIIGTLSGCSWANSHSWPYMVFDIFLPVIMSLLTAGYAIFIYIRYRQVSKATASALSNSPLAYARSQRARRRLYLMVVAILVPFLPIVIALAIVNMRVAGALAPFDFNAIHHHGPDEIPWNTIIYLTSGEIHWSYMNMCYLPIVSTVPIFIFFGMTKDAMNCYRVALLYLGLGKMFPWLYEEYNPDARVLASMSNGSHTMSTRSSKKSAAPSDLNFMTSIPSNQMGSTLQQPAPAATSLPVHNQDIHAQPILRNPFLFRTRLNFSLPFKLSLFKLPEQDASSAPLELLSHQPTHRSVWSDEESRISAPYTAAAKHTTFSNNKYNKDKDHSAINAAPPALLVPSTSNQASGYGGRVEGKDGTNLS, from the exons ATGGGCTCACTTTTCGATCTTGCCCGTCGTGGTGCTCCCGAAATCGCCATGCCCGGCCCACCCCCGGTCGTTTTCACCAATCCATCCCTCATGGTCAACCTCATCTGTCGCGTCGTCTTCGCCCTCATCGGCAACATCGTCTGTCTCGTCCCTCTCCGGCTCCTCTATCGCAACGGAGAGTTGGCCGCTGTCATGCTCATCCTCGTTGTAGAGCTGGCCAACTTCGAGACCGTTGTCAATTCTCTCATCTGGCACAACGATGACGTGGAGTCCTGGTGGCCGGGTTACGGCCTTTGCGATGTCGACTCCTACTTCCACAATCTCCTTATCGGTCTCTATACCACATGTCTGTTAGCCATCATGCGGAACCTGGCCCTCCAGATCGGAAACATGAGAGCCAGTCCTCTTacgaagaaggaaaaaaccCGGCGAAACATTGCCCAGGCACTCATCATCTTTCCACTGCCGCTTCTGCAGGTCGTGTGGACATATCCTCTCACTCAGCAGCGATATATCATTGGAACACTGAGTGGATGTTCTTGGGCTAATTCCCATTCGTGGCCGTATATGGTCTTCGACATCTTCCTACCAGTAATCATGTCCCTCTTAACTGCCGGCTATGCTA TATTCATATACATACGATACCGCCAAGTCTCCAAAGCCACCGCGTCTGCTCTCTCCAACAGCCCCCTTGCCTATGCCCGCAGCCAACgagcccgccgccgcctctaTCTCATGGTCGTTGCGATTCTTGTGCCTTTCCTCCCCATCGTTATAGcgctcgccatcgtcaatATGCGAGTTGCCGGAGCTCTCGCTCCATTTGACTTCAACGCCATCCATCACCATGGCCCGGACGAGATACCCTGGAACACCATCATATACTTGACAAGTGGCGAAATACACTGGTCATACATGAATATGTGCTACCTCCCAATCGTATCGACTGTACCGatattcatcttctttggcaTGACCAAAGATGCCATGAACTGTTACCGCGTGGCTCTCCTATACTTGGGGCTTGGGAAAATGTTCCCCTGGCTATATGAAGAGTATAACCCAGATGCTCGGGTGCTAGCCTCCATGTCTAACGGTAGTCACACAATGTCTACGAG ATCATCTAAAAAGAGCGCAGCTCCCTCAGATTTGAATTTCATGACAAGCATACCGTCTAACCAAATGGGGTCAACGCTCCAACAGCCtgccccagcagcaacatctcTACCTGTCCACAACCAGGACATTCATGCTCAGCCTATTCTTCGCAACCCATTTCTCTTTCGCACCCGTCTCAATTTCTCCCTTCCCTTCAAGCTATCTCTCTTCAAGCTCCCCGAACAAGATGCTTCTTCTGCGCCCTTAGAGCTACTCAGCCATCAACCTACCCACAGGTCTGTCTGGTCTGACGAAGAATCTCGAATCTCTGCTCCttatacagcagcagcaaagcatACGACTTTTTCCAACAACAAATATAATAAGGACAAAGACCATTCTGCTATCAACGCAGCACCTCCAGCACTGCTCGTCCCTTCCACCTCAAATCAGGCTAGTGGCTATGGAGGGCGAGTGGAAGGAAAAGACGGCACGAATCTATCTTAA
- a CDS encoding uncharacterized protein (BUSCO:EOG092D4HHP~EggNog:ENOG41) → MSSFLFRRATAATAGAARAFSTTSPRSIARITIVGNLADAPEAQVGGSEQNPKEYIRYAVASNSGSKENRQTSWFRVTGFVDGPRKDFLLGLPKGTLVYVEGDASISSYQDSNGQTRHGLSVIQRSIEVLKRPSLPEQGE, encoded by the exons ATGTCGTCGTTCCTTTTCCGCcgcgccaccgccgccacagcTGGAGCTGCCCGCGCATTCAGCACCACCTCCCCGCGCTCCATCGCCCGCATCACCATCGTCGGCAACCTGGCCGATGCGCCCGAGGCCCAGGTCGGCGGCTCCGAGCAGAACCCCAAGGAATACATCAGATACGCCGTTGCGAGCAACAGCGGGAGCAAGGAGAACCGCCAGACCAGCTGGTTCCGCGTGACGGGCTTTGTGGACGGTCCTCGCAAGGACTTTTTGCTGGGCCTGCCTAAGgg CACCCTGGTTTATGTTGAGGGCGATGCGAGCATCAGCTCTTACCAGGATTCCAATGGACAGACCAGACACGGCCTCAGCGTTATCCAGC GCAGCATCGAGGTTCTAAAGCGCCCCTCACTGCCTGAGCAGGGCGAGTAA